The Microbacter sp. GSS18 genome has a segment encoding these proteins:
- a CDS encoding NAD(P)/FAD-dependent oxidoreductase — protein sequence MPTAASSVFDVVIVGGGHNALVAAAYLARAGRSVVVLERLDAVGGAAVSERPWAGIDARLSRYSYLVSLLPRTIIDELGLDIRLRRRRYSSYTPDPAAPERGILVDTHDAAVTTDSFARTTGDPAEAARFASFSERIAPVARQLFPTVTSPLARRADIRRMLADDALWSDLFERPLGEVVRSTLRTDLARGIALTDGLIGTFATADDASLRQNRCFLYHVIGGGTGAWDVPVGGMGAVTAELARAARDAGAVLRTGAEVASVDPDGEVVLTTGERVHARIILSGVGPAVHDDLLVDGARGGTDAHAERPEGAQVKVNMLLRRLPRLRDTEVAPEAAFAGTFHINETMTQLDAAHAAAAAGGIPNPLPAEIYCHSLTDPSILGPDLRAEGAQTLTLFGLQVPHALTRNADPERLRADLLAAATRSLDAVLAEPIADCLYEAPDGTPCIEARTTADLEASLAMRAGDIFHGPLSWPWADDDEPLGTPAQRWGVATAHPNVLVCGSGARRGGAVSGIGGHNAAMAALEMLAG from the coding sequence ATGCCGACCGCCGCCTCATCCGTGTTCGACGTGGTCATCGTCGGAGGCGGTCACAACGCCCTCGTCGCCGCCGCCTACCTCGCCCGCGCGGGCCGCTCGGTCGTGGTGCTCGAACGCCTCGACGCCGTCGGCGGAGCCGCGGTGTCGGAGCGGCCGTGGGCGGGGATCGACGCGCGACTGTCGCGCTACAGCTACCTCGTGAGCCTGCTCCCCCGCACGATCATCGACGAGCTCGGACTCGACATCCGCCTGCGCCGACGACGCTACTCGTCCTACACACCCGATCCCGCAGCGCCGGAGCGTGGCATCCTCGTCGACACCCACGACGCCGCCGTGACGACGGATTCGTTCGCCCGCACCACGGGCGACCCGGCCGAGGCCGCCCGCTTCGCCTCGTTCTCCGAGCGCATCGCGCCCGTCGCCCGCCAGCTGTTCCCGACCGTGACGTCGCCGCTCGCGCGTCGCGCGGACATCCGGCGCATGCTCGCGGACGACGCCCTGTGGTCCGACCTGTTCGAGCGGCCCCTGGGAGAAGTGGTCCGCTCGACGCTGCGGACCGACCTCGCGCGCGGCATCGCGCTCACCGACGGGCTCATCGGCACGTTCGCCACGGCCGACGATGCGAGCCTGCGGCAGAACCGGTGCTTCCTGTACCACGTCATCGGCGGCGGAACCGGCGCCTGGGACGTCCCCGTCGGGGGCATGGGCGCCGTGACGGCCGAGCTCGCCCGCGCGGCGCGGGATGCCGGCGCCGTCCTCCGCACGGGAGCCGAGGTCGCCTCCGTCGATCCCGACGGCGAGGTCGTGCTCACCACCGGCGAGCGCGTCCATGCCCGCATCATCCTCAGCGGCGTGGGACCGGCGGTGCACGACGATCTGCTCGTGGACGGTGCACGCGGCGGCACCGACGCGCACGCGGAGCGCCCCGAAGGCGCACAGGTCAAGGTCAACATGCTGCTGCGCCGCCTGCCGCGACTGCGCGACACCGAGGTCGCCCCCGAGGCCGCATTCGCGGGGACCTTCCACATCAATGAGACGATGACCCAGCTCGATGCCGCCCACGCCGCGGCCGCGGCCGGCGGCATCCCGAATCCGCTCCCGGCCGAGATCTACTGCCACTCGCTCACCGACCCGTCGATCCTCGGACCCGACCTGCGCGCCGAGGGAGCGCAGACCCTCACGCTGTTCGGCCTGCAGGTGCCCCACGCGCTGACCCGGAACGCCGACCCCGAGCGACTCCGCGCCGACCTTCTGGCTGCGGCGACGCGTTCGCTCGACGCGGTGCTGGCCGAGCCGATCGCCGACTGCCTCTACGAAGCGCCCGACGGTACACCGTGCATCGAGGCGCGCACGACCGCCGATCTGGAGGCGTCGCTGGCAATGCGGGCAGGCGACATCTTCCACGGGCCGCTGTCGTGGCCCTGGGCGGACGACGACGAGCCGCTCGGCACCCCCGCGCAGCGCTGGGGCGTGGCGACCGCGCATCCGAACGTCCTGGTCTGCGGTTCGGGCGCGCGACGCGGCGGAGCGGTCAGCGGGATCGGCGGCCACAACGCCGCCATGGCGGCACTCGAGATGCTGGCGGGCTGA
- a CDS encoding peptidoglycan DD-metalloendopeptidase family protein: protein MSSEAPQAEPTRTRRSSRAAAAPAAASAGASRAELRRRATTSIDTRPAIVWGREDAAPAQPTTAEQRIAAVEPAAPVVDTTPKHAASPASSRRSRRSRDEQPPVQPEAAAAPESSAIALPETPVALPEPVAAAPEEPQPLTDQASVEPRLDAASPSPAETPFAPTSHTAGRRARRARLKADQPTELPEAVLRPAEPFELLPPAAAPEPVVAPEQAIVAEPVPDGPVVLPAADVVLEPVEVVEHAATEPESLPDAHALPEEQARQGAASGVDEFAAAAALFSFTGETPVQAEKPVENPAADDTADGKTAEQPAKAPSPRVPRTRTSLRRIAATGFSVGVMGIVGLMTVGMTTPVEAVAASSAVETNLSVLAASDTEAGIDVDEIQAYVAPADNENADLLRDENYDTVTMAEIASESGISNYSSFFVNDPNSEIQWPFAVGVPISYGFGMRSGRMHEGVDFVPGYGAPIQAIADGTVRVATNAGGAYGVHVIIDHEIDGQLVSSHYAHMVYGSITVVPGQQVEVGQVLGNTGNTGRSYGAHTHFEILMNGTTAIDPIPWLRQHAGG from the coding sequence TTGTCATCTGAAGCCCCCCAGGCCGAGCCGACGCGCACGCGACGCTCGAGCCGTGCCGCAGCAGCGCCCGCTGCGGCCAGCGCGGGGGCGTCGCGCGCCGAACTTCGGCGGCGCGCGACGACGAGCATCGACACGCGTCCCGCGATCGTGTGGGGACGCGAGGACGCCGCCCCGGCCCAGCCGACCACGGCGGAGCAGCGCATCGCGGCGGTCGAGCCCGCCGCTCCGGTCGTCGACACGACGCCCAAGCACGCGGCGTCGCCTGCCTCCTCGCGTCGCTCGCGCCGCTCGCGCGACGAGCAGCCCCCGGTGCAGCCCGAAGCCGCAGCCGCTCCCGAGTCGTCCGCGATCGCCCTGCCCGAGACGCCCGTCGCCCTGCCCGAGCCTGTCGCCGCAGCGCCCGAGGAGCCTCAGCCCCTTACCGACCAGGCTTCGGTGGAGCCCCGGCTCGACGCCGCGTCGCCGAGCCCGGCCGAGACGCCCTTCGCCCCGACGTCCCACACCGCCGGCCGCCGGGCTCGTCGCGCCCGCCTGAAGGCGGACCAGCCGACCGAGCTGCCCGAGGCCGTTCTCCGGCCGGCCGAGCCCTTCGAGCTGCTCCCGCCGGCAGCGGCTCCCGAGCCGGTCGTCGCCCCCGAGCAGGCCATCGTCGCCGAGCCGGTGCCCGACGGTCCGGTCGTCCTTCCCGCGGCCGACGTCGTGCTCGAGCCCGTCGAGGTCGTCGAGCACGCCGCCACTGAGCCGGAGTCATTGCCCGACGCGCATGCGCTCCCCGAGGAGCAGGCCCGTCAGGGCGCGGCATCCGGTGTCGACGAGTTCGCCGCCGCGGCCGCGCTCTTCTCGTTCACCGGTGAGACGCCGGTCCAGGCCGAGAAGCCCGTGGAAAATCCCGCCGCGGACGACACCGCCGACGGGAAGACCGCCGAACAGCCCGCGAAGGCGCCGTCGCCGCGTGTCCCGCGCACCCGCACCTCGCTGCGCCGCATCGCCGCCACCGGCTTCTCGGTCGGCGTCATGGGCATCGTCGGCCTGATGACGGTCGGCATGACCACTCCGGTCGAGGCGGTCGCCGCATCCTCCGCCGTCGAGACCAACCTGTCGGTGCTCGCTGCGTCGGACACTGAGGCCGGTATCGACGTCGATGAGATCCAGGCCTACGTCGCCCCGGCCGACAATGAGAACGCCGATCTGCTGCGCGACGAGAACTACGACACGGTGACGATGGCCGAGATCGCGTCCGAGTCGGGCATCTCGAACTACTCGAGTTTCTTCGTCAACGACCCGAACTCCGAGATCCAGTGGCCCTTCGCGGTCGGCGTGCCGATCAGCTACGGGTTCGGCATGCGCTCGGGTCGCATGCACGAGGGCGTCGACTTCGTCCCCGGGTATGGCGCACCGATCCAGGCGATCGCCGACGGCACCGTCCGCGTGGCCACGAACGCCGGCGGAGCATACGGCGTGCACGTCATCATCGACCACGAGATCGACGGGCAGCTCGTCTCGAGCCACTACGCCCACATGGTCTACGGATCGATCACCGTCGTCCCCGGTCAGCAGGTGGAGGTCGGTCAGGTCCTCGGCAACACCGGCAACACCGGCCGCTCGTACGGTGCGCACACGCACTTCGAGATCCTCATGAACGGCACCACGGCGATCGACCCGATCCCATGGTTGCGCCAGCACGCCGGAGGGTGA
- a CDS encoding DUF5624 domain-containing protein has product MASDEPTPYESPELVELFTTYTASADSIGARVSRAGAATSVDDPLLLATASDLVLFPGRGRPPTVESFRLGARGFTELAAVSHLGPALASIVELRETYGDDAWREQAARLRDRTKAARAANSVELWRERIRVEAFLGREPAIAAMIDYSCAVAIRYLEHGLSDPASLSADTLHRDVLAGGDDRLPVPFEKVMIATFFLVGLDTGFRVLRWFDQHRIDWDRAMVVIAGQQGRPTAGVTLDTSSVAALVRGASRYELDPARILLAPHAPTAAAQGDVAGLEGPMRELWANIAGTVRLGGLMFPQHPRFRARTEVLPDLDAGEVREVGELPVIHGPDDWDALGTRLRVVLEDPRQLLSGCVTDYAVAQLVENDNDPSRVVVPGLDGTVYPRLP; this is encoded by the coding sequence ATGGCCAGCGACGAGCCGACACCGTACGAGAGCCCCGAGCTGGTCGAGCTGTTCACGACCTACACCGCGAGCGCGGACAGCATCGGTGCGCGAGTCAGCCGTGCGGGTGCGGCGACGAGCGTCGACGACCCTCTGCTGCTCGCCACCGCCTCGGATCTGGTGCTGTTCCCGGGGCGCGGACGCCCTCCCACGGTCGAGAGCTTTCGCCTCGGGGCGCGCGGATTCACGGAGCTTGCCGCCGTATCGCACCTCGGACCTGCGTTGGCGAGCATCGTCGAACTGCGCGAGACCTACGGTGACGACGCGTGGCGGGAGCAGGCGGCGCGCCTGCGCGATCGCACGAAGGCGGCACGCGCGGCGAACTCGGTCGAGCTGTGGCGGGAGCGCATCAGGGTCGAGGCGTTCCTCGGTCGCGAGCCGGCGATCGCGGCGATGATCGACTATTCATGCGCGGTGGCGATCCGGTACCTGGAGCACGGTCTGTCGGATCCCGCGTCCCTGAGCGCTGACACGCTGCATCGGGACGTGCTCGCCGGCGGCGACGACCGGCTGCCCGTCCCCTTCGAGAAGGTGATGATCGCGACGTTCTTCCTGGTCGGCCTCGACACCGGATTCAGGGTGCTCCGCTGGTTCGACCAGCACCGGATCGACTGGGATCGCGCGATGGTCGTGATCGCCGGGCAGCAGGGACGCCCGACGGCCGGTGTCACCCTCGACACGTCGAGTGTCGCGGCACTCGTGCGCGGCGCATCGCGATACGAGCTCGATCCCGCGCGCATCCTGCTCGCGCCGCATGCCCCGACCGCTGCCGCCCAAGGCGACGTCGCCGGCCTCGAGGGGCCCATGCGCGAGTTGTGGGCGAACATCGCCGGCACCGTCCGGCTCGGCGGGCTCATGTTCCCGCAGCATCCGCGGTTCCGGGCTCGGACGGAGGTCCTCCCCGATCTCGACGCGGGCGAGGTGCGCGAGGTGGGTGAGCTGCCGGTGATCCACGGGCCCGACGACTGGGATGCGCTCGGCACGCGCCTGCGGGTGGTGCTCGAGGACCCGCGCCAGCTGCTCTCGGGCTGCGTCACGGACTACGCCGTGGCGCAGCTCGTCGAGAACGACAACGATCCGTCGCGCGTTGTCGTCCCGGGCTTGGACGGCACCGTCTACCCCCGGCTCCCGTGA
- a CDS encoding GntR family transcriptional regulator yields MAQDESKLPSDFFLELDRSSPIPLYFQIAKRLETAIADDELPAGSRLENEISIGQRFGLSRPTVRRAIQELVDKGLLVRRRGIGTQVVHGQVTRGVELTSLHDDLARSGQRPETRVIHFENTTADEQAAAALGVEEGAPVVRIVRLRLADGVPIAVLDNTLPAEFTDLTEQDFAQYGLYQLMRSRGITLRVAKQRIGARTATAEESRLLSLPKGAAVLTMSRTAFDNSGRAVEFGQHCYSPDLYSFEMTLVEK; encoded by the coding sequence ATGGCGCAGGACGAGAGCAAGCTGCCGAGCGACTTCTTCCTCGAGCTTGACCGCTCCAGCCCCATCCCGCTCTACTTCCAGATCGCCAAGCGACTGGAGACCGCGATCGCGGATGACGAGCTGCCGGCGGGGTCGCGACTCGAGAATGAGATCTCGATCGGGCAGAGATTCGGACTCTCCCGGCCTACCGTGCGACGCGCGATCCAGGAGCTCGTCGACAAGGGCCTTCTGGTGCGCCGTCGGGGCATCGGCACCCAGGTCGTCCACGGGCAGGTCACGCGCGGCGTCGAGCTCACGAGCCTCCATGACGACCTCGCCCGCAGCGGACAGCGCCCGGAGACCCGGGTGATCCACTTCGAGAACACGACCGCGGATGAGCAGGCGGCCGCCGCGCTCGGCGTCGAGGAAGGCGCGCCCGTGGTGCGCATCGTGCGCCTTCGCCTCGCCGACGGCGTCCCCATCGCCGTGCTCGACAACACGCTCCCCGCTGAGTTCACTGACCTCACCGAGCAGGACTTCGCCCAGTACGGGCTCTACCAGCTCATGCGGTCGCGAGGCATCACCCTGCGGGTCGCCAAGCAGCGCATCGGCGCGCGCACCGCGACGGCCGAGGAGAGCCGCCTGCTGTCGCTGCCCAAGGGAGCAGCGGTGCTGACGATGTCGCGCACAGCGTTCGACAACTCCGGTCGTGCCGTCGAGTTCGGCCAGCACTGCTACTCGCCCGACCTCTACTCCTTCGAGATGACCCTGGTCGAGAAGTGA
- a CDS encoding DMT family transporter, with product MTITSFPVAGIALAVLSAALLTVGNFLQSRGVAQRASADTDGLKASQLWALLRTPVWLAGSALFGLAIAAQLVALAFAPLIVVQPVGVIALVFASILTAVILRRRPARREVLSILVCVVSLGVFVGAAASVSEQTTITDRQLVVVLAVLAVILAATAAALMLRRGRGIPPVMYVALGGLYAGFVATLGKTVILRIQTAIVTGDEALDAANLLTLACVASIAAAGALSIYFVQTAHAVNAPQVVVAGLTVVDPFVAVVMGLTVLQEAVGAPLWSYGVFVVAGAGALWGVWSLASVQRADAGTSEPAS from the coding sequence GTGACCATCACGTCGTTCCCGGTGGCCGGCATCGCGCTCGCGGTGCTCTCTGCCGCGCTGCTCACGGTCGGCAACTTCCTCCAGTCCCGGGGCGTCGCCCAGCGCGCCTCGGCCGACACCGACGGACTGAAAGCGTCGCAGCTGTGGGCCCTGCTACGCACGCCGGTGTGGCTGGCAGGGTCCGCGCTGTTCGGGCTGGCGATCGCGGCGCAGCTGGTCGCGCTCGCGTTCGCACCGCTGATCGTCGTCCAGCCGGTCGGCGTCATCGCGCTGGTGTTCGCGTCGATCCTGACCGCGGTCATCCTCCGGCGCCGTCCCGCTCGCCGAGAGGTCCTCAGCATTCTCGTGTGCGTCGTCAGTCTCGGTGTCTTCGTCGGAGCGGCGGCGTCGGTGAGCGAGCAGACGACGATCACCGACAGGCAGCTGGTCGTCGTCCTGGCGGTCCTTGCCGTGATCCTGGCCGCCACCGCGGCCGCCCTGATGCTCCGCCGGGGGCGGGGGATCCCGCCGGTGATGTACGTCGCGCTCGGCGGGCTGTACGCCGGCTTCGTCGCCACGCTCGGCAAGACCGTGATCCTGCGGATCCAGACGGCCATCGTCACGGGAGACGAGGCCCTCGACGCCGCCAACCTGCTCACTCTGGCGTGCGTCGCCAGCATCGCAGCCGCCGGTGCGCTCTCGATCTACTTCGTCCAGACGGCGCATGCCGTGAACGCGCCCCAAGTGGTCGTCGCCGGTCTCACCGTCGTCGATCCGTTCGTCGCCGTCGTCATGGGCCTCACCGTGCTGCAAGAGGCGGTCGGCGCGCCGCTGTGGAGCTACGGCGTCTTCGTCGTTGCCGGCGCCGGTGCACTGTGGGGCGTGTGGTCGCTCGCGTCGGTGCAGCGCGCGGATGCGGGGACGAGCGAGCCCGCGAGCTGA
- a CDS encoding sugar phosphate isomerase/epimerase: MRLGLYNAILHDRSLPEAIKVVADLGLTGLEINTGGFLPAVHVPTMDDILVSDAARDDFLGIFEGTGVEIAGLNCNGNPLHPNAVIGDKHAEDVRRAIRLAQRLGQHRVVTMSGLPGGEPGTVHPNWIVNAWNSAALDVLDYQWGITADFWRETDRLARDHDVKVALELHPQNLIFNSADVHKLIDLTGATNVGVELDASHLFWQQMDPVAVVRHLGSLVFHAAAKDVRINPEWAALNGVLDNSFRRLSPDEPRVNLGGDEWANEWPKNSAWDFVALGKGHDVAYWTEFLRALHEVDPEMMVNIEHEDVELGRIEGIQVAAEVLRAADAALEASLVS, translated from the coding sequence ATGCGACTCGGTCTCTACAACGCCATCCTCCACGACCGCTCTCTCCCGGAAGCCATCAAGGTCGTCGCCGACCTCGGCCTCACCGGGCTGGAGATCAACACCGGCGGGTTCCTGCCGGCCGTCCACGTTCCGACGATGGATGACATCCTCGTCAGCGACGCCGCGCGCGACGACTTCCTCGGCATCTTCGAGGGCACCGGTGTCGAGATCGCCGGCCTCAACTGCAACGGCAACCCGCTGCATCCGAACGCCGTCATCGGCGACAAGCACGCCGAAGACGTGCGCCGAGCGATCCGCCTCGCGCAGCGCCTGGGCCAGCACCGCGTGGTCACCATGTCGGGTCTCCCCGGGGGCGAGCCGGGCACCGTCCACCCCAACTGGATCGTGAACGCCTGGAACTCGGCGGCGCTCGACGTGCTCGACTACCAGTGGGGCATCACCGCCGACTTCTGGCGCGAGACCGACCGGCTGGCGCGCGACCACGACGTCAAGGTCGCGCTCGAGCTGCACCCGCAGAACCTGATCTTCAACTCGGCGGACGTGCACAAGCTGATCGACCTGACAGGCGCGACGAACGTCGGCGTCGAGCTGGACGCGTCACACCTGTTCTGGCAGCAGATGGACCCGGTCGCCGTCGTCCGCCACCTCGGCTCGCTGGTCTTCCACGCCGCGGCCAAGGACGTTCGGATCAACCCCGAGTGGGCCGCGCTCAACGGCGTGCTCGACAACAGCTTCCGCCGCCTGTCGCCCGACGAGCCGCGCGTGAACCTCGGCGGTGACGAGTGGGCCAACGAGTGGCCGAAGAACTCCGCGTGGGACTTCGTCGCCCTGGGCAAGGGACACGACGTCGCGTACTGGACCGAGTTCCTGCGGGCGCTGCACGAGGTCGACCCCGAGATGATGGTGAACATCGAGCACGAGGATGTCGAGCTCGGCCGCATCGAGGGCATCCAGGTCGCCGCCGAGGTCCTGAGGGCCGCGGATGCAGCACTCGAGGCCTCGCTGGTCTCCTAA
- a CDS encoding inositol monophosphatase family protein yields MTAPAELQTLAIEIAREAGELARRRRTEGVSIAATKSAIADIVTEADREVEMLVFDRLRAARPEDGLLGEESGHQPGSSGITWVVDPIDGTVNYAYGIPSYAVSVAAVAGEPEPRSWQAVAGVVFNPVTGELFHAARGEGAWLEGERLQVNAEPSPAGALLATGFGYDPATHAGDLARAARVMPMARDLRRAGAASLDLAFVAAGRLDGYFERGLHPWDHAAGGLLVTEAGGRIGGYDGVPGPDLTVAAGPGLFDRLLAAAIDPVV; encoded by the coding sequence GTGACCGCTCCCGCCGAACTGCAGACCCTGGCCATCGAGATCGCCCGCGAGGCGGGTGAGCTGGCCCGGCGCCGGCGGACGGAGGGCGTCTCGATCGCCGCGACCAAGTCGGCGATCGCCGACATCGTCACCGAGGCCGACCGCGAGGTCGAGATGCTCGTGTTCGATCGGCTGCGTGCAGCCCGCCCCGAGGACGGCCTGCTCGGCGAGGAGTCCGGTCACCAGCCCGGCTCGTCCGGCATCACGTGGGTCGTGGATCCGATCGACGGCACCGTGAACTACGCCTACGGGATCCCGTCGTACGCCGTGAGCGTCGCCGCCGTGGCGGGCGAACCCGAGCCGCGATCGTGGCAGGCGGTGGCGGGTGTCGTCTTCAATCCCGTCACCGGCGAGCTGTTCCACGCCGCCCGCGGGGAGGGCGCGTGGCTCGAGGGCGAACGGCTCCAGGTCAACGCGGAGCCGTCGCCCGCCGGCGCGCTCCTGGCGACGGGCTTCGGCTACGACCCCGCGACCCACGCCGGCGACCTCGCGCGTGCCGCGCGGGTCATGCCGATGGCGCGCGATCTGCGGCGTGCGGGGGCGGCGTCGCTCGACCTCGCGTTCGTCGCTGCGGGCCGGCTCGACGGATACTTCGAGCGCGGGCTGCATCCGTGGGACCATGCCGCCGGCGGCCTGCTCGTCACCGAAGCGGGGGGACGGATCGGCGGCTACGACGGGGTTCCGGGGCCGGATCTGACCGTGGCTGCGGGGCCGGGCCTGTTCGATCGCCTGCTCGCGGCGGCGATCGACCCCGTGGTCTGA
- a CDS encoding Gfo/Idh/MocA family oxidoreductase, with product MSTTSLGVAVIGAGMAGKAHAAAYRTAPTLYQSILPPIRLASIADVYQPAAEAAATRYGYERHDTSWQAIVEAEDIDVVSVVVANALHREIVEALLDAGKHVLCEKPLSDTIENARAMADAARTASSIARVGFTYRRSPGIASIRALIQSGVLGSVYHVSGRYWTDYAADPRSAMSWRFRGAPGTGALADVGSHVSYLMEFLGGDITSVGGGRFSTVIPQRPKPLGAVSGHGNASASDEYEAVENDDYATFNLSYASGAAGTVEVSRVAAGHPNALILEVFGEKGSARWDQDRPSELQLHLSEGPADQRGFRRVLLGHDHPYVAGGAPIDVSGVGFGQNEGFAYQARAFLEEVAGIPESDSLPRNASFDEGVHNMLLLDAVAQSAAQGGASVQIQQHQLQH from the coding sequence TTGTCCACGACTAGCCTCGGCGTCGCCGTCATCGGAGCCGGCATGGCCGGCAAGGCGCATGCCGCCGCGTACCGCACGGCTCCGACCTTGTATCAGAGCATCCTTCCCCCGATCCGGCTGGCGTCGATCGCGGACGTGTACCAGCCGGCTGCTGAGGCAGCGGCCACTCGCTACGGGTACGAGCGGCATGACACGTCCTGGCAGGCGATCGTCGAGGCGGAAGACATCGACGTGGTCAGCGTCGTCGTCGCCAACGCCCTCCACCGCGAGATCGTCGAGGCACTGCTGGATGCCGGCAAGCACGTCCTGTGTGAGAAGCCGCTCTCGGACACGATCGAGAACGCGCGCGCCATGGCCGATGCCGCCCGCACCGCGTCGAGCATCGCCCGCGTCGGCTTCACCTACCGTCGCTCCCCCGGCATCGCCTCGATCCGCGCCCTCATCCAGTCGGGGGTGCTGGGGTCGGTCTATCACGTGAGCGGCCGCTACTGGACCGATTACGCCGCCGACCCGCGCTCGGCGATGAGCTGGCGCTTCCGCGGCGCACCGGGCACCGGCGCGCTCGCCGACGTCGGAAGCCACGTCTCGTACCTCATGGAGTTCCTCGGCGGAGACATCACCTCGGTCGGCGGCGGCCGGTTCAGTACGGTCATCCCGCAGCGCCCGAAGCCCCTCGGTGCCGTCTCGGGGCACGGCAACGCGTCGGCCAGCGATGAGTACGAGGCCGTCGAGAACGATGACTACGCCACATTCAACCTGTCGTACGCCAGCGGCGCCGCGGGTACCGTCGAGGTGTCGCGCGTGGCGGCCGGCCACCCGAACGCCCTCATCCTCGAGGTATTCGGCGAGAAGGGCTCGGCACGCTGGGACCAGGACCGTCCGTCCGAACTGCAGCTCCACCTCAGCGAGGGGCCGGCCGATCAGCGCGGCTTCCGTCGCGTCCTGCTCGGCCATGACCACCCGTATGTCGCCGGCGGTGCGCCGATCGACGTGTCGGGCGTCGGCTTCGGCCAGAACGAGGGCTTCGCCTATCAGGCGCGCGCCTTCCTCGAAGAGGTCGCGGGCATCCCCGAGTCCGACTCGCTCCCGCGCAACGCCTCGTTCGACGAGGGCGTCCACAACATGCTGCTCCTCGATGCCGTCGCCCAGTCGGCGGCGCAGGGCGGCGCCTCGGTCCAGATCCAGCAGCACCAGCTCCAGCACTGA